In the genome of Halapricum salinum, one region contains:
- the rfbB gene encoding dTDP-glucose 4,6-dehydratase, protein MHVLVTGGAGFIGSAFVRLLLEETSHTVTTLDALTYAGSKTNLEEVLEYDDHEFVEGRIEDEAAVDPLVAEADAVVNFAAESHVDRSIDGAAPFVQTNVAGTQVLLDASRRHDVDRFVQISTDEVYGQTVKGEFSETDRLRPRNPYAATKASADLLALSYRTTYDLPVIVTRSSNNFGPRQHPEKLIPKFITRAARGEELPLYGDGTNVREWTYVTDNCRGITTVLEQGEAGDIYNIGSGVELQNIEVAQHIVDAVGASRDLITFVEDRPGHDQRYALDTTSIRELGWEPEWSFEAGLERTIEYYLS, encoded by the coding sequence ATGCACGTTCTCGTCACCGGCGGTGCGGGGTTCATCGGCTCGGCGTTCGTCCGGTTGCTACTCGAAGAGACGTCTCACACCGTGACGACACTCGACGCGCTCACGTACGCGGGCTCGAAGACGAACCTCGAAGAGGTACTAGAATACGACGATCACGAATTCGTCGAGGGCCGGATCGAAGACGAGGCGGCCGTCGACCCGCTTGTCGCCGAGGCCGACGCAGTCGTCAACTTCGCGGCCGAATCACACGTCGATCGCTCGATCGACGGGGCCGCCCCTTTCGTCCAGACCAACGTCGCCGGGACGCAGGTCCTTCTCGACGCTTCGCGTCGTCACGACGTCGACCGGTTCGTCCAGATATCGACCGACGAGGTGTACGGTCAGACCGTCAAGGGTGAGTTCTCAGAGACGGACCGTCTCCGTCCGCGAAACCCCTACGCAGCGACGAAAGCCAGTGCGGACCTCCTCGCGCTGAGCTATCGGACGACCTATGACCTTCCGGTGATCGTGACTCGGTCGTCGAACAACTTCGGCCCGAGACAACACCCCGAGAAGTTGATCCCGAAGTTCATCACGAGGGCGGCACGAGGGGAGGAACTCCCGCTGTACGGCGATGGAACCAACGTCAGAGAGTGGACGTACGTGACCGACAACTGCCGTGGTATCACGACAGTACTCGAACAGGGCGAAGCCGGCGATATCTACAACATCGGCAGTGGGGTCGAACTCCAGAACATCGAAGTCGCCCAGCACATCGTCGACGCAGTCGGTGCCTCCCGTGATCTGATCACGTTCGTCGAAGATAGGCCGGGCCACGACCAGCGGTACGCGCTCGATACCACCAGCATTCGTGAACTCGGCTGGGAACCCGAGTGGTCCTTCGAAGCGGGACTCGAACGGACCATCGAATACTATCTCTCATAA
- a CDS encoding outer membrane protein assembly factor BamB family protein — protein sequence MEGSSSEIKTVWRQETAIETSFQTCSPALDDDRVFVGGLGTSLYALSREDGRIVWTVERDGSMSDSSPAYHDGIVYVGSGGGSVYALDAEDGSIVWRYAGPSAITTSPIVRDGVVYVGRNDGVLLALDAVTGSVLFEFDTGSRIVSDIAYSSVEETLYFTSKTELRAHDAADGGRRVWAMPFSADVGAGSPAVDDSQGMVYFAANELRALRSDDGSLSWGTSFFGTSAGSAPVFDERGVYVGGGSGTMYAIQHDESVLVNAPDWAFRTWDIAITATPALGGDRLVAGSLKGDLYVLDAEAGTAEGHVELPCELRSAPIVDDDRLFVAGDGGGVYAFEF from the coding sequence GTGGAAGGGTCGTCGAGCGAGATCAAAACAGTCTGGCGACAGGAGACTGCTATAGAGACGTCCTTCCAGACCTGTTCGCCAGCCCTCGACGACGACCGCGTATTCGTGGGCGGACTGGGCACGTCATTGTACGCACTGTCCCGCGAGGACGGACGAATCGTCTGGACCGTCGAGCGCGACGGCTCGATGTCCGACTCCTCGCCCGCCTATCACGACGGAATTGTCTACGTCGGCAGCGGCGGCGGGTCGGTCTACGCACTGGACGCCGAGGATGGATCGATCGTGTGGCGCTATGCGGGCCCGAGCGCGATCACGACCTCGCCGATCGTTCGCGATGGCGTTGTCTACGTGGGCCGAAACGACGGCGTCTTGCTCGCGCTGGACGCCGTGACTGGATCGGTGCTCTTCGAGTTCGACACCGGCTCGCGAATTGTCTCGGACATCGCCTATTCGAGCGTCGAAGAGACGCTCTACTTCACCTCGAAGACGGAGTTGCGAGCCCACGACGCGGCCGACGGCGGTCGTCGGGTGTGGGCGATGCCGTTCAGTGCGGACGTCGGTGCGGGCTCGCCGGCCGTCGACGATTCGCAAGGTATGGTCTACTTCGCCGCGAACGAACTGCGAGCGCTCCGCAGTGACGACGGCTCGCTCTCCTGGGGCACGTCGTTCTTCGGGACGAGCGCCGGATCGGCACCGGTGTTCGACGAACGCGGGGTGTACGTCGGCGGCGGCAGCGGGACGATGTACGCGATTCAACACGACGAAAGCGTGCTCGTCAACGCCCCAGACTGGGCGTTCCGAACGTGGGACATCGCCATCACCGCGACGCCCGCCCTCGGTGGGGATCGACTCGTCGCCGGCTCGCTCAAGGGCGACCTCTACGTCCTCGATGCCGAGGCAGGCACGGCCGAGGGCCACGTCGAGTTGCCCTGTGAGCTTCGGTCCGCGCCTATCGTCGACGACGACAGGCTGTTCGTCGCCGGCGACGGTGGTGGGGTGTACGCGTTCGAGTTCTGA
- a CDS encoding tail fiber domain-containing protein — protein MTDSEDQTDIDDEQLDSTPPSQAMAASSYKILGEFSDSSGAGVLGKNTASNGTPIGVQGAVPNASGGFGLDTPDDARVGGAIETPTGHNLTVDGSTVFRTEALGTDGNGNTTGGSIVGGMPLNSANGAVGAVIGGGGASGDEDLGGSIGVRTNNNQVLYDFGTISGGFNNRAYSEAVVAGGSRNTASNTRATVSGGWRNVASASGSTIGGGGSNTAAGTDATVAGGTLNEAYTGFDSIGGGSYNQVGWPSTTPNLYGTVGGGWLNHVEGKYGTIAGGAPSDTTDWTSQNDTNNTVYDDYGSIGGGGGNQAGTSTSGTEDGIFATVPGGRDNTASGAYSFAAGRQAQAEHDGAFVWADSTSGSVTSTASNQFLIEAGGGVGVNTTSPDAPLDVGGGNNFDLQATEGDFKIGDDTHRFKIGVATGGGGAGIATMRAQSSNINKLNLGAGTSDVVSIETDSVSSVYPASDNTYSLGKSGNRWSAIYAADGTIQTSDARLKTNVSDLDSGIETVQALRPVSYEWDEETDEAQAEADTRLGLIAQEVADVVPEAVVEPEDADGPLGLAYDMLIPVLLDAVDEQQETIDDLQTESEHLRERNANLEGRLDAVEAHLGLSGTDGTATPADD, from the coding sequence ATGACGGACTCCGAAGACCAGACCGACATCGACGACGAACAGCTCGACTCGACCCCACCATCTCAGGCGATGGCCGCCTCGTCGTACAAGATTCTGGGCGAGTTCTCCGATAGCTCGGGCGCGGGCGTCCTGGGGAAAAACACCGCGAGCAACGGGACACCGATCGGCGTGCAGGGTGCGGTGCCGAACGCCAGCGGCGGCTTTGGATTAGATACGCCCGACGACGCGCGAGTGGGGGGTGCGATCGAAACGCCGACCGGCCACAACCTCACCGTCGACGGATCGACGGTCTTTCGAACGGAAGCGCTGGGGACCGACGGGAACGGCAACACTACGGGTGGCTCCATCGTCGGTGGCATGCCGCTCAACAGTGCCAACGGTGCCGTCGGTGCGGTGATCGGCGGCGGTGGCGCGAGTGGCGACGAGGACCTGGGTGGTAGTATCGGCGTGCGAACGAACAATAACCAAGTCCTCTACGATTTCGGGACGATCAGCGGCGGCTTCAACAATCGGGCCTATTCTGAGGCAGTGGTGGCTGGTGGGAGCCGAAATACAGCCAGCAACACGCGGGCGACAGTGTCTGGCGGCTGGCGGAACGTCGCAAGCGCGTCCGGATCGACGATCGGTGGCGGCGGCTCGAACACCGCTGCCGGAACGGACGCGACCGTCGCTGGCGGGACCCTGAACGAAGCCTACACCGGGTTCGACTCGATCGGTGGCGGGAGTTACAACCAGGTCGGCTGGCCCAGCACGACGCCGAACCTCTACGGGACGGTCGGTGGCGGCTGGCTCAACCACGTCGAGGGGAAGTACGGGACGATCGCCGGTGGCGCGCCGAGCGACACGACCGACTGGACGAGCCAGAACGATACGAACAACACCGTCTACGACGACTACGGATCGATCGGCGGCGGTGGCGGCAACCAGGCTGGAACATCCACCTCGGGTACGGAAGACGGAATCTTCGCCACGGTTCCAGGCGGACGGGACAACACGGCCTCGGGCGCGTATAGCTTCGCCGCGGGCCGCCAGGCCCAAGCCGAACACGACGGCGCGTTCGTCTGGGCCGACTCGACCTCTGGCAGTGTCACCTCGACTGCGAGCAATCAGTTCCTGATCGAAGCAGGCGGCGGCGTCGGCGTGAACACGACCTCCCCGGACGCGCCACTCGACGTCGGCGGCGGGAACAACTTCGATCTCCAGGCGACGGAAGGCGATTTCAAGATCGGTGACGACACCCATCGGTTCAAGATCGGCGTCGCGACCGGTGGCGGCGGGGCCGGAATCGCCACCATGCGCGCACAGAGTTCGAACATCAACAAACTCAATCTCGGGGCCGGGACGAGCGACGTCGTCTCGATCGAGACCGATTCGGTCAGCAGCGTCTATCCCGCTAGCGACAACACCTACTCGCTGGGTAAGAGTGGGAATCGCTGGAGTGCGATCTACGCCGCCGACGGGACGATCCAGACCTCCGACGCCCGACTGAAGACCAACGTCTCCGATCTCGACAGCGGAATCGAGACTGTCCAGGCGCTCCGGCCAGTCTCCTACGAGTGGGACGAGGAGACCGATGAAGCCCAGGCGGAAGCCGACACTCGGCTGGGACTGATCGCCCAGGAAGTCGCCGACGTGGTTCCGGAAGCTGTCGTCGAACCCGAGGACGCCGACGGGCCCCTGGGACTGGCCTACGACATGCTG